The Gloeocapsopsis sp. IPPAS B-1203 genome contains a region encoding:
- a CDS encoding type IV pilin-like G/H family protein: MKTQLTAKFPYRKTLKQEEGFTLIEMLVVVIIIGILSATAMPSFLNQAAKTRQSEAKSSTGTLNRSQQAYYLENQIFADDVTKLSVGIVNSVNYNYEVSSNDLMNQVAHLATAQQADLKSYAGGVFKSAHNQTTQVILCEANSAGNAPINAPTSSNTCANGSQRLQ, translated from the coding sequence ATGAAAACACAACTTACAGCTAAATTCCCATACCGGAAGACACTAAAACAAGAAGAGGGTTTTACGCTGATTGAAATGCTAGTGGTTGTGATTATCATTGGTATTCTTTCTGCTACTGCAATGCCATCTTTTCTAAATCAAGCGGCAAAAACTCGGCAATCGGAAGCTAAAAGTAGTACTGGTACTTTGAATCGTTCGCAACAAGCTTATTATTTAGAAAATCAAATATTTGCAGACGATGTAACTAAGTTAAGTGTAGGCATTGTCAATAGCGTCAATTATAACTACGAAGTAAGTAGCAATGATTTGATGAATCAAGTTGCTCATTTGGCAACTGCACAGCAAGCAGACTTGAAAAGTTATGCTGGTGGTGTGTTTAAATCGGCACATAACCAAACAACTCAGGTAATTTTGTGTGAGGCGAATAGTGCAGGAAACGCACCAATAAACGCGCCTACGAGTTCAAATACTTGTGCTAATGGTTCACAGCGATTGCAGTAA